In the Populus trichocarpa isolate Nisqually-1 chromosome 1, P.trichocarpa_v4.1, whole genome shotgun sequence genome, one interval contains:
- the LOC112324266 gene encoding N-alpha-acetyltransferase MAK3 isoform X1, producing MDEVQEREKKDEFDASEIEYVSYGGEHHLPLIMNLVDQELSEPYSIFTYRYFVYLWPQLSFLAFHKGKCVGTVVCKMGDHRNSTFRGYIAMLVVIKPYRGRGIATELVTRSIQVMMESGCEEVTLEAEVTNKGALALYGRLGFIRAKRLFHYYLNGVDAFRLKLLFPQPELYPSLPMMADRDDTHEHDDC from the exons ATGGACGAAGttcaagaaagagagaaaaaagacgAATTCGATGCATCAGAGATTGAATACGTTAGCTATGGTGGTGAGCATCACCTACCATTAATCATGAATCTTGTCGATCAAGAACTTAGTGAGCCTTACTCCATCTTCACCTACCGTTACTTTGTTTATCTTTGGCCACAACTTTCTTTCTTG GCCTTTCACAAAGGCAAATGTGTAGGGACTGTTGTATGTAAGATGGGGGATCATCGGAATTCAACTTTTAGAGGTTACATTGCTATGTTAGTTGTCATCAAACCTTATCGAGGAAGAGGCATTG CTACTGAACTTGTTACCAGATCTATTCAAGTGATGATGGAATCGGGATGTGAAGAG GTAACATTGGAAGCAGAAGTTACAAATAAAGGAGCACTTGCACTATATGGCCGTCTTGGTTTTATTAGAGCAAAACGACTCTTTCACTATTACTTGAATGGAGTTGATGCCTTTCGTCTGAAGCTGCTATTCCCCCAACCAGAGTTATACCCCTCTTTGCCTATGATGGCTGATAGAGACGATACACACGAGCATGATGATTGCTAG
- the LOC112324266 gene encoding N-alpha-acetyltransferase MAK3 isoform X2, producing MDEVQEREKKDEFDASEIEYVSYGGEHHLPLIMNLVDQELSEPYSIFTYRYFVYLWPQLSFLAFHKGKCVGTVVCKMGDHRNSTFRGYIAMLVVIKPYRGRGIATELVTRSIQVMMESGCEEDIRTAQMNCMII from the exons ATGGACGAAGttcaagaaagagagaaaaaagacgAATTCGATGCATCAGAGATTGAATACGTTAGCTATGGTGGTGAGCATCACCTACCATTAATCATGAATCTTGTCGATCAAGAACTTAGTGAGCCTTACTCCATCTTCACCTACCGTTACTTTGTTTATCTTTGGCCACAACTTTCTTTCTTG GCCTTTCACAAAGGCAAATGTGTAGGGACTGTTGTATGTAAGATGGGGGATCATCGGAATTCAACTTTTAGAGGTTACATTGCTATGTTAGTTGTCATCAAACCTTATCGAGGAAGAGGCATTG CTACTGAACTTGTTACCAGATCTATTCAAGTGATGATGGAATCGGGATGTGAAGAG GATATCAGAACAGCTCAAATGAACTGCATGATTATTTGA